The following proteins are co-located in the Clavibacter capsici genome:
- a CDS encoding trypsin-like serine peptidase, whose product MRIRPRSTRAKTPAAAGRSRHAFAALALVGGLAAAGLAVPSPASAAASAAAPGATVVPASADGAAAAAHWTPVARAAALAADAPSIAGSASAAQASTMSASDDTGTPGAAPVPHPDQPFVGVLFYVSGGRDRACTASVVDTPSGDAIATAAHCLVDRRTGAATTLATFIPGAQGATAPHGIWPVRVAAVSSSWTTTGRASDDAGFARVTGPAGEVLAASVGAAEPVFGTPLVPATGQAPRLAILGYPKAGSVASTLEACAGRPQHDTGGQTSLPCALGTGAAGSPVLTAAGEQRSVVARPSAGRGVLLATWGAEAQRALSSLQGR is encoded by the coding sequence ATGCGCATCCGTCCGCGATCCACCCGCGCCAAGACCCCGGCCGCCGCCGGACGATCGCGTCACGCGTTCGCCGCGCTGGCGCTCGTCGGCGGTCTCGCCGCGGCCGGCCTCGCCGTGCCGTCCCCGGCGTCCGCCGCCGCGTCCGCCGCCGCGCCCGGCGCGACCGTCGTCCCCGCATCCGCCGACGGCGCCGCCGCGGCCGCGCACTGGACGCCCGTCGCCCGCGCGGCCGCCCTCGCGGCCGACGCGCCGTCGATCGCCGGATCCGCCTCGGCGGCGCAGGCCTCGACCATGTCCGCGTCGGACGACACGGGCACCCCGGGCGCCGCGCCGGTCCCGCACCCCGACCAGCCGTTCGTCGGCGTCCTCTTCTACGTCTCGGGCGGACGCGACCGGGCCTGCACCGCGAGCGTCGTCGACACCCCGAGCGGCGACGCCATCGCGACCGCCGCCCACTGCCTCGTCGACCGGCGCACCGGCGCCGCCACCACCCTCGCCACCTTCATCCCCGGAGCCCAGGGGGCCACGGCGCCCCACGGCATCTGGCCGGTGCGCGTCGCGGCGGTCTCCTCGTCGTGGACGACGACCGGCCGGGCCTCGGACGACGCGGGCTTCGCGCGCGTCACCGGCCCCGCGGGCGAGGTGCTCGCGGCCTCGGTGGGCGCCGCCGAGCCCGTGTTCGGGACGCCCCTCGTGCCGGCGACCGGTCAGGCGCCGCGCCTCGCGATCCTCGGCTACCCGAAGGCCGGATCCGTCGCCTCGACGCTGGAGGCATGCGCCGGCCGGCCGCAGCACGACACGGGCGGCCAGACCTCCCTCCCGTGCGCGCTCGGCACGGGCGCGGCCGGGTCGCCGGTGCTCACGGCGGCCGGCGAGCAGCGCTCCGTCGTCGCGCGCCCGTCCGCAGGACGCGGCGTGCTCCTCGCCACGTGGGGCGCGGAGGCGCAGCGCGCCCTGTCCTCTCTGCAGGGGCGGTAG
- the glgX gene encoding glycogen debranching protein GlgX: MTIDLPPISRSYISRPYPLGATVIARDGGLPSGLNVAVYSETAEAVEVCVFDDDGTETRTRLSERTGHVFHGLVEGAGIGTRYGLRVHGEWDPSRGLRHNPAKLLLDPYAIAIEGHPTWGEDVFAHTFDDPSAMHEADSAASMPRSVVADRRFDWEDDEAPRTPSDETVIYEVHVKGFTERMESVPEEIRGTYAGLAHPSAIEYLTDLGVTSVELLPVHHFMQDSHLEEKGLRNYWGYNSIGFLAPYSDYSSAGDGGQQVAEFKEMVKALHAAGLEVILDVVYNHTAEGNHMGPSLSLKGIDNASYYRLVEGDEASYFDTTGTGNSLNVGHPAALALIMDSLRYWVEEMHVDGFRFDLATTLTRQDGDAELHSAFLTLIHQDPVLAPVKMIAEPWDTAGYQVGGFPADWSEWNGKFRDDVRDFWHSGQNVLGALAQRITGSPDVYESGRRSPLCSVNFITAHDGFTLADLTAYDEKHNEANGEDNNDGESDNRSSNAGVEGPTDDAEVNAIRDRQRRNMLGTLLLSSGIPMVLGGDEIARTQGGNNNAYCQDNEISWFDWENADRELQDFTRKLIRLRRGNRALRPIWFRGDDVEGQEEAVRFIRADGQTLDPEDWEDPNAFSIGVIMKGRDSDAFFVAFNAAEGPVEFQLPEGLGVSWHLAISSDSEQNTDEDATSILVRDRSFTVLRAARS; encoded by the coding sequence GTGACCATCGACCTCCCTCCCATCAGCCGTTCCTACATCAGCCGCCCGTACCCGCTCGGCGCGACCGTCATCGCCCGCGACGGAGGGCTGCCCAGCGGCCTGAACGTCGCCGTGTACTCCGAGACCGCCGAGGCGGTGGAGGTGTGCGTGTTCGACGACGACGGCACCGAGACCCGCACCCGCCTCTCCGAGCGCACCGGCCACGTCTTCCACGGCCTCGTCGAGGGCGCCGGCATCGGCACCCGCTACGGCCTCCGCGTCCACGGCGAGTGGGACCCGTCCCGCGGCCTCCGCCACAACCCCGCCAAGCTCCTGCTCGACCCCTACGCCATCGCGATCGAGGGCCACCCCACCTGGGGCGAGGACGTCTTCGCGCACACCTTCGACGACCCGTCCGCCATGCACGAGGCCGACTCCGCCGCGTCCATGCCCCGCTCCGTCGTCGCGGACCGCCGCTTCGACTGGGAGGACGACGAGGCCCCGCGCACGCCGTCGGACGAGACCGTCATCTACGAGGTCCACGTGAAGGGCTTCACCGAGCGGATGGAGTCGGTGCCCGAGGAGATCCGCGGCACGTACGCCGGCCTCGCGCACCCCTCGGCCATCGAGTACCTCACCGACCTCGGCGTCACGAGCGTCGAGCTGCTCCCGGTGCACCACTTCATGCAGGACTCGCACCTCGAGGAGAAGGGCCTCCGCAACTACTGGGGCTACAACTCCATCGGCTTCCTCGCGCCCTACTCCGACTACAGCTCCGCGGGCGACGGCGGGCAGCAGGTCGCCGAGTTCAAGGAGATGGTGAAGGCCCTGCACGCCGCGGGCCTCGAGGTGATCCTCGACGTGGTCTACAACCACACCGCCGAGGGCAACCACATGGGCCCGTCGCTGTCGCTGAAGGGCATCGACAACGCCTCCTACTACCGGCTCGTGGAGGGCGACGAGGCGTCGTACTTCGACACGACCGGCACCGGCAACAGCCTCAACGTCGGCCACCCGGCCGCGCTCGCGCTCATCATGGACTCGCTCCGCTACTGGGTCGAGGAGATGCACGTCGACGGCTTCCGCTTCGACCTCGCCACGACGCTCACGCGCCAGGACGGCGACGCCGAGCTGCACAGCGCGTTCCTCACCCTCATCCACCAGGACCCGGTGCTCGCGCCCGTGAAGATGATCGCGGAGCCGTGGGACACCGCCGGCTACCAGGTCGGCGGCTTCCCCGCGGACTGGTCGGAGTGGAACGGGAAGTTCCGCGACGACGTCCGCGACTTCTGGCACAGCGGGCAGAACGTCCTCGGCGCGCTCGCCCAGCGGATCACCGGCAGCCCGGACGTGTACGAGTCCGGCCGCCGCTCGCCGCTGTGCAGCGTGAACTTCATCACGGCGCACGACGGCTTCACGCTCGCGGACCTCACCGCCTACGACGAGAAGCACAACGAGGCCAACGGCGAGGACAACAACGACGGCGAGAGCGACAACCGGTCGTCCAACGCCGGCGTCGAGGGACCCACGGACGACGCCGAGGTGAACGCGATCCGCGACCGCCAGCGCCGCAACATGCTCGGCACGCTCCTGCTCTCCTCGGGGATCCCGATGGTGCTCGGCGGCGACGAGATCGCGCGCACGCAGGGCGGCAACAACAACGCCTACTGCCAGGACAACGAGATCTCCTGGTTCGACTGGGAGAACGCGGACCGCGAGCTGCAGGACTTCACGCGGAAGCTGATCCGCCTGCGTCGCGGCAACCGGGCGCTGCGCCCCATCTGGTTCCGCGGCGACGACGTCGAGGGCCAGGAGGAGGCCGTGCGCTTCATCCGGGCCGACGGCCAGACGCTGGACCCGGAGGACTGGGAGGACCCCAACGCCTTCAGCATCGGCGTGATCATGAAGGGCCGTGACAGCGACGCGTTCTTCGTCGCGTTCAACGCGGCCGAGGGCCCCGTCGAGTTCCAGCTGCCCGAGGGGCTCGGCGTCTCGTGGCACCTCGCGATCTCGTCGGACTCCGAGCAGAACACGGACGAGGACGCGACGAGCATCCTCGTGCGCGACCGCTCCTTCACGGTGCTGCGGGCCGCGCGCTCCTAG
- a CDS encoding FUSC family protein, giving the protein MTAPPAPRPPSTRTLDLEAALRATVGLLVPLVVLLAIDRLDLALYASFGAFTGLYGRNERYRLRLASVGAGAAMMLVAIATGVLLSLADAPLALEAVGLVVVLGGASLVSTAMSLVPPHPLFPVFGLVVCAAVPVDAAQARDALVTAVAAIVFSAGVCMSGWLLRRWAPAAQAHRFRALPRIPVRDAAVHRDPAAWTAVVANVVGALVAGAIAVALGLGHHYWAVVTLVAVLPVVRGPLSFTRVAHRVLGTLAGSVVAAGILALHLPAAAVIAVAVACQFAAELAVGRHYGLALVFITPLALVMGSLGRTQPVLPLVADRVIDTVVGAGVGVAVILVLRAFAVRGRRVAGA; this is encoded by the coding sequence GTGACCGCACCGCCCGCCCCGCGGCCGCCGTCGACCCGGACGCTCGACCTCGAGGCCGCGCTGCGCGCGACCGTCGGGCTCCTGGTGCCGCTGGTGGTGCTCCTCGCGATCGACCGCCTCGACCTCGCGCTGTACGCGTCGTTCGGCGCGTTCACCGGCCTCTACGGGCGGAACGAGCGGTACCGGCTGCGGCTCGCGAGCGTGGGCGCGGGAGCGGCGATGATGCTCGTCGCGATCGCGACGGGCGTGCTGCTCTCCCTCGCCGACGCGCCGCTCGCGCTCGAGGCCGTGGGACTCGTCGTCGTGCTCGGCGGGGCGTCGCTCGTGTCGACGGCGATGAGCCTCGTGCCGCCGCATCCGCTGTTCCCCGTGTTCGGGCTCGTCGTGTGCGCGGCCGTGCCGGTGGATGCGGCGCAGGCCCGCGACGCGCTCGTGACGGCGGTGGCCGCCATCGTCTTCTCCGCCGGCGTCTGCATGTCCGGCTGGCTTCTCCGCCGCTGGGCGCCCGCCGCCCAGGCGCACCGCTTCCGGGCGCTGCCGCGGATCCCCGTGCGCGACGCCGCCGTGCACCGCGATCCGGCCGCCTGGACCGCGGTGGTCGCCAACGTCGTCGGCGCGCTCGTGGCCGGCGCGATCGCCGTGGCGCTCGGGCTCGGGCACCACTACTGGGCGGTCGTGACGCTCGTCGCCGTGCTGCCGGTGGTGCGCGGGCCGCTGTCGTTCACGCGCGTGGCGCACCGGGTGCTGGGGACGCTGGCCGGATCGGTGGTGGCCGCGGGGATCCTCGCGCTGCACCTGCCCGCCGCCGCGGTCATCGCGGTCGCCGTTGCCTGCCAGTTCGCGGCCGAGCTCGCGGTGGGGAGGCACTACGGGCTGGCGCTCGTCTTCATCACGCCGCTCGCGCTCGTGATGGGGAGCCTCGGCCGGACGCAGCCGGTGCTGCCGCTCGTCGCCGACCGGGTCATCGACACGGTCGTGGGCGCAGGCGTCGGCGTCGCGGTGATCCTCGTGCTGCGGGCGTTCGCGGTGCGGGGCCGGCGGGTCGCCGGGGCCTAG